One genomic region from Microcystis panniformis FACHB-1757 encodes:
- the lptC gene encoding LPS export ABC transporter periplasmic protein LptC: MRQRLQLKSSIGRGAALLIGLLGLTACQPPDPPKISPTESPKIEETGRLILNNATLEQANPSGQPLWKIQVKKATYTQDQKIARLENIKGNIYQDGKVVLQVSADRGEVYKEGQEILLKDNIVAVDPRNKAIINAPELRWLPKEGVLISPKGIKGSHLQLEAKARQGRYDTRQEKLELQGQVVATAKESRVVLQTERLYWEIPQQVISTDQKVAFDRYISKTIIDRLTAIGGRWERKNNQVILQENLEYRSLEPPLQISGSQAIWNYQNRTLTSDRPTEIFQYQDQITITGNRVVVELGNRIAYLKDGVKGINQKTGAQLYSQILTWKMSEKIVEAEGNIIYEQQEPKFNLTGDKAIGTLEDNNIVVTSSSPDRVVTEIYPR, from the coding sequence TTGAGGCAGCGGTTACAATTAAAATCATCAATTGGGCGCGGGGCTGCCCTTCTAATCGGTTTGCTGGGATTAACAGCCTGTCAACCTCCCGATCCGCCGAAAATTTCGCCGACAGAATCGCCTAAAATTGAGGAAACTGGCCGCTTAATTCTCAATAATGCCACCTTAGAACAGGCTAACCCCTCCGGACAACCCCTCTGGAAAATTCAGGTCAAAAAAGCTACCTACACCCAAGACCAAAAAATCGCCCGTCTGGAAAATATCAAGGGTAATATCTATCAAGATGGGAAAGTAGTTTTACAGGTTAGTGCTGACCGCGGTGAAGTCTATAAGGAAGGCCAGGAAATTCTCCTCAAAGATAATATTGTGGCTGTGGATCCCCGCAATAAGGCCATTATTAACGCGCCGGAATTGCGTTGGCTACCCAAGGAAGGTGTTTTAATCTCCCCCAAAGGGATCAAAGGTAGTCATCTACAACTAGAAGCTAAGGCCCGCCAAGGACGCTACGACACGCGCCAAGAAAAACTAGAATTACAAGGTCAAGTGGTGGCTACCGCCAAGGAATCCCGTGTCGTCCTGCAAACCGAGCGCCTGTACTGGGAAATTCCTCAACAAGTCATTAGTACCGATCAAAAAGTCGCTTTTGATCGCTATATTAGTAAAACTATTATCGATCGCCTGACTGCTATCGGCGGTCGTTGGGAAAGAAAAAATAATCAGGTTATCCTGCAAGAAAACCTCGAATATCGCTCTTTAGAACCACCTTTACAGATTTCTGGTTCTCAGGCAATTTGGAACTATCAAAATCGTACCCTAACTTCCGATCGCCCCACGGAAATTTTTCAATATCAAGATCAAATCACTATTACTGGTAATCGTGTGGTGGTGGAATTAGGCAATCGCATCGCTTATCTCAAGGATGGAGTTAAGGGGATTAATCAGAAAACTGGGGCGCAATTGTATAGTCAGATCTTAACTTGGAAAATGTCGGAAAAAATTGTCGAGGCCGAGGGGAATATTATCTATGAACAACAGGAACCAAAATTTAATCTCACCGGCGATAAAGCGATCGGAACTTTAGAAGATAATAACATTGTTGTTACCAGTAGTTCCCCCGATCGAGTTGTCACCGAGATTTATCCCCGTTAA
- the nuoK gene encoding NADH-quinone oxidoreductase subunit NuoK: MQLEYYLLLAAALFCIGIYGLVTSRNAVRVLMSIELMLNSVNINLMGFSNYLDPANIRGQIFTIFVITVAAAEAAVGLAIILTIYRNRDTIDMEQFNLLKW; this comes from the coding sequence ATTCAGTTAGAGTATTATTTGTTATTAGCGGCGGCCTTATTTTGTATCGGAATTTATGGTTTAGTCACCAGTCGCAATGCCGTCCGGGTTTTAATGTCGATCGAATTGATGCTCAATTCTGTTAACATTAACTTAATGGGTTTTTCCAACTATCTTGACCCCGCTAATATCCGAGGCCAAATTTTTACTATTTTCGTGATTACCGTAGCGGCAGCCGAAGCAGCCGTGGGTTTAGCGATTATCCTGACTATCTATCGTAACCGCGACACGATCGATATGGAACAGTTTAATCTGCTCAAATGGTAA
- a CDS encoding NADH-quinone oxidoreductase subunit J, with protein sequence MNLAEGVQIVSFGILAALVIGTALGVVLLSNIVYSAFLLGGVFISISGLYLLLNADFVAAAQILIYVGAINVLILFAIMLVNKQEDFSDIPKRWIRRASTALVCVGLFVLLSTMVLITPWSISSTSPAVVTNTLVEIGKHFFSDFLLPFELASVLLLMAMVGAIILARRDLIPTLKAEEPTATALTLPERPRELTAPK encoded by the coding sequence GTGAATTTAGCCGAGGGCGTTCAAATAGTATCTTTTGGCATTTTAGCAGCCCTAGTAATCGGGACAGCTTTAGGCGTGGTACTATTATCTAATATCGTTTATTCCGCCTTTTTATTGGGCGGTGTTTTTATCAGCATTTCGGGTTTATATCTCTTACTAAATGCTGACTTTGTAGCGGCGGCACAAATTCTAATTTATGTGGGCGCAATTAACGTTTTAATTCTCTTTGCCATTATGCTTGTTAACAAGCAAGAGGACTTTTCTGATATTCCTAAACGTTGGATTCGTCGGGCATCTACTGCTTTAGTTTGTGTGGGTTTATTTGTTCTGTTATCGACCATGGTTTTAATCACGCCTTGGTCAATTTCTAGCACTTCTCCCGCAGTAGTGACTAATACTTTAGTAGAAATCGGTAAGCATTTCTTTAGTGATTTCTTACTACCCTTTGAATTAGCTTCCGTGCTATTATTAATGGCCATGGTCGGAGCAATTATTTTAGCTCGTCGTGACCTTATCCCCACCCTAAAAGCTGAAGAACCTACGGCCACAGCTTTAACATTACCCGAACGACCTAGAGAATTAACCGCCCCTAAATAA
- a CDS encoding ABC transporter ATP-binding protein/permease, translated as MNVAEKTSDSINLKEDTRTFNQSLQEFLRFIQVYWYPKEHQDRAFSQIIRSWGMLVLLFLLLVGLVGLNAFNSFVFRDLITFTEARDVEKLTHLVIIYGITLGSMTFFGGLSKFLKQLIALDWYQWINSSILQKYFKNRAYYQINFKGDIENPDQRLSQEIQPIARTTMDFLTTCVEKLMEMMVFIVILWSISRTISIVLLVYTIIGNILATYITQQLNKVSKQQLETEGTYKYAITHVRTHAESIAFFRGEEKELNIIQRKFNQVIKIIIEKINWERNQEFFNRGYESIVQIFPFLIVSPLYISGRIEFGQVNQASYCCYFFSTALSVLVDEFGRSGEFINYIERLEDFSQALEGVSEQTNPVNTIQVIEDNNLTFEDVTLQTPDAAKVIVEHLSLSVEPGKGLLIVGPSGRGKSSLLRAISGLWNTGTGNLMRPPLEDLLFLPQRPYIILGNLREQLIYPQTTTEMSESQLKEILQEVNLQDVLNRIKNFDEEVDWENILSLGEQQRLAFARLFVNQPDFVILDEATSALDLKNEDHLYKQLQQTGKTFISVGHRESLFNYHQRVLELSEDSTWRLMSMADYHPSAAIATHTNNEQTVDETIEIVSEINNQDNFTHQEMQKLTNYSLSTIKNKASRGQTIVANDGMSYRYDKTLDIAKWVRV; from the coding sequence ATGAATGTTGCAGAAAAAACCTCAGATAGTATAAATCTCAAAGAAGATACCCGAACTTTCAATCAATCTCTTCAAGAATTTTTAAGATTTATTCAAGTTTATTGGTATCCGAAAGAACACCAGGATAGAGCTTTTTCGCAGATTATTCGTTCCTGGGGAATGCTCGTTTTATTGTTTTTATTATTAGTGGGATTAGTAGGTCTTAATGCGTTTAATAGTTTTGTTTTTAGAGACTTAATTACCTTCACAGAAGCTAGGGATGTAGAAAAATTAACTCATCTTGTCATTATTTATGGGATTACCCTAGGCAGCATGACGTTTTTCGGAGGATTGTCCAAGTTTCTTAAACAACTAATTGCGCTGGATTGGTATCAATGGATCAATAGTAGTATCTTGCAAAAATATTTTAAAAATCGTGCTTATTATCAAATTAATTTTAAAGGGGATATTGAAAATCCAGATCAACGTTTATCCCAAGAAATTCAACCCATTGCCAGAACAACGATGGACTTTTTAACAACCTGCGTCGAAAAACTCATGGAGATGATGGTTTTTATTGTCATCCTTTGGTCAATTTCTAGAACCATTTCTATAGTGCTTTTGGTTTATACGATTATTGGAAATATTCTTGCTACCTATATTACTCAACAATTAAATAAAGTCAGTAAACAACAATTAGAAACCGAAGGAACCTATAAATACGCCATTACTCATGTTCGGACTCACGCCGAATCAATTGCATTTTTTAGAGGGGAAGAAAAAGAGTTAAATATTATTCAAAGGAAGTTCAATCAGGTGATTAAAATTATAATTGAAAAAATTAATTGGGAAAGAAACCAAGAATTTTTTAACCGCGGCTATGAATCCATTGTTCAAATCTTCCCCTTCTTAATTGTCTCCCCATTATATATTAGTGGTAGAATTGAGTTTGGACAAGTTAACCAAGCCAGCTATTGTTGCTATTTCTTTTCCACAGCCTTATCCGTGTTAGTCGATGAATTTGGACGCTCCGGTGAGTTTATTAATTATATTGAACGTTTAGAAGATTTTTCCCAAGCTTTAGAGGGTGTAAGCGAACAAACCAACCCAGTTAATACCATTCAAGTCATTGAAGATAACAATCTAACTTTTGAGGATGTCACCTTACAAACTCCCGATGCCGCTAAAGTGATTGTCGAACATTTATCCCTATCCGTTGAACCAGGGAAAGGTTTATTAATTGTTGGGCCAAGTGGTCGAGGAAAAAGTTCTCTTTTACGCGCTATTTCTGGGTTATGGAATACAGGGACAGGTAATTTGATGCGACCTCCCCTAGAAGATTTATTATTTTTACCCCAACGTCCTTACATCATTTTAGGAAACTTGCGCGAACAGCTAATTTATCCTCAAACGACAACGGAGATGAGTGAATCCCAATTAAAAGAAATCTTACAAGAAGTTAACCTACAAGATGTTCTTAATCGCATCAAAAATTTTGATGAAGAAGTGGATTGGGAAAATATTTTATCTTTAGGAGAACAACAACGTCTAGCTTTTGCGCGACTATTCGTTAATCAGCCAGATTTTGTGATTTTAGATGAAGCCACCAGTGCTTTAGATTTAAAAAATGAAGATCATTTATATAAACAGTTACAACAAACTGGCAAGACCTTTATTAGTGTCGGACATCGAGAAAGTTTGTTTAACTATCATCAAAGGGTTTTGGAACTTTCCGAGGATTCTACTTGGCGTTTAATGAGCATGGCAGACTATCATCCATCAGCAGCGATTGCAACTCATACCAACAATGAGCAAACCGTTGATGAAACGATAGAAATTGTCTCTGAAATAAACAATCAAGACAATTTTACCCATCAAGAAATGCAAAAACTGACCAACTATAGCTTAAGTACCATCAAAAATAAAGCCAGTCGAGGTCAAACGATTGTTGCCAATGATGGCATGAGCTATCGTTATGACAAAACCCTTGATATTGCCAAATGGGTGAGAGTTTAG
- the pyrE gene encoding orotate phosphoribosyltransferase — protein MRKKSILAIESIYNDFWLNCNRNFGVSQAPNPENMANSSVANLDTASLRQFLLDALVRLAYGEGDFTLSSGQKSSYYINGKQVTLTAEGALAVGRLLLSLLPPDTQAVAGLTLGADPIVSAVIVVSAYENRPIPALIVRKEAKGHGTMAYIEGPTLNPGAAVVVLEDVVTTGKSAMVAVERLRDAGYQVDLIIALVDREQGGAEFYQSQGIQFQALFSIRDLQAAYHNK, from the coding sequence ATGAGAAAGAAATCAATACTAGCGATCGAGTCAATATATAATGACTTTTGGCTTAATTGTAACCGAAATTTTGGAGTCAGTCAGGCTCCCAATCCTGAAAATATGGCTAATTCCTCGGTAGCGAATCTCGATACTGCTTCCCTGCGTCAATTTCTCCTCGATGCTCTTGTCCGTCTTGCCTATGGAGAGGGGGATTTCACCCTGTCTTCAGGACAAAAAAGCAGCTACTATATCAACGGCAAACAAGTTACCCTCACTGCTGAGGGAGCTTTAGCCGTGGGGCGTTTATTGCTGTCGCTACTGCCTCCAGATACCCAAGCGGTGGCAGGATTAACCCTAGGGGCGGATCCGATTGTCAGCGCCGTTATTGTGGTATCTGCCTACGAAAATCGTCCGATTCCAGCTTTAATTGTCCGCAAAGAGGCAAAAGGTCACGGAACCATGGCTTATATCGAGGGGCCGACTTTAAACCCGGGTGCCGCGGTGGTTGTTCTCGAAGACGTGGTGACAACGGGCAAAAGTGCCATGGTAGCGGTAGAAAGATTACGCGATGCCGGTTATCAAGTAGATTTAATCATTGCTTTGGTGGATAGAGAACAAGGAGGGGCGGAATTTTACCAATCTCAGGGAATACAGTTTCAAGCTTTGTTTTCGATTCGGGACCTACAGGCGGCTTATCACAATAAATAG
- a CDS encoding type 1 glutamine amidotransferase, with the protein MQELELKIGWLYPTLMSTYGDRGNVITIQRRCQWRDIAVTIIPLDAQTEAETFYQVDIIVGGGAQDRQQEIVMRDLQGKKAAAMKEQLSAGIPGVFTCGSPQLLGHYYEPAFGQRIEGLGLLDLVSKHPGPNAKRCIGNVVFEITASPLAEEIKAMTGEKPLVIGFENHGGRTYLQTVSPLGKVITGYGNNGEDGYEGAFYHNAIATYAHGPLLPKNPFLADWLIEKALEQKYQQAIFLTKLDDSLALKARFAMFERLELTGVTNKA; encoded by the coding sequence ATGCAAGAACTAGAACTAAAAATCGGCTGGTTATATCCGACCTTAATGAGTACCTACGGCGATCGAGGTAATGTTATTACTATTCAAAGAAGATGTCAATGGCGTGATATTGCTGTGACAATTATTCCCCTAGATGCTCAAACAGAAGCCGAGACATTTTATCAAGTAGATATAATTGTTGGGGGTGGGGCGCAGGATCGGCAACAGGAGATCGTTATGCGGGATTTACAGGGTAAAAAAGCAGCGGCGATGAAAGAACAATTATCGGCAGGAATACCGGGAGTTTTTACCTGTGGTTCCCCACAATTATTAGGGCATTATTACGAACCAGCTTTCGGTCAAAGAATCGAAGGATTGGGATTATTAGACCTAGTAAGTAAACATCCAGGACCCAATGCGAAACGCTGTATCGGTAACGTGGTTTTTGAAATTACGGCCTCTCCCTTAGCGGAGGAAATTAAAGCTATGACTGGGGAAAAACCGCTAGTAATTGGCTTTGAAAATCACGGGGGTCGTACCTATTTACAGACCGTTTCTCCTTTAGGAAAGGTGATTACCGGTTACGGAAATAACGGAGAGGACGGTTATGAAGGGGCATTTTACCACAATGCGATCGCCACCTATGCCCACGGTCCCTTACTACCCAAAAATCCCTTTTTAGCCGATTGGTTAATCGAAAAAGCTTTAGAACAAAAGTATCAACAAGCCATTTTTTTAACAAAACTTGATGATTCTCTGGCCTTGAAGGCACGATTTGCCATGTTTGAACGACTAGAACTAACCGGCGTGACCAATAAAGCCTAA
- the nuoH gene encoding NADH-quinone oxidoreductase subunit NuoH, with the protein MNQGIDLQESFIKSLTDLGLSGGLAKAIWMPLPMFLMIIAATVGVLVCVWLERKISAAVQQRIGPEYAGPLGVLQPVADGLKLVFKEDVVPAKADPWLFLFGPILVVMPVFVSYLIVPFGQNLLITDLNVGIFLWISLSSIAPIGLLMAGYASNNKYSLLGGLRAAAQSISYEIPLALSVLAIVMMSNSLSTIDIVEQQSGYGILGWNIWRQPVGFLIFWIAALAECERLPFDLPEAEEELVAGYQTEYAGMKFALFYVGSYVNLVLSALVFAVLYLGGWEFPIPVNALAGWLGVSETNPWLQIITASLGITMTVLKAYFLIFIAILLRWTVPRVRIDQLLDLGWKFLLPVSLVNLLLTAALKLAFPFAFGG; encoded by the coding sequence ATGAATCAAGGCATAGATTTACAAGAAAGTTTCATTAAATCCCTAACAGACTTGGGATTAAGTGGAGGACTGGCTAAAGCGATTTGGATGCCTTTACCCATGTTCCTGATGATTATAGCCGCCACGGTGGGGGTTTTAGTGTGCGTCTGGTTAGAAAGAAAAATTTCCGCCGCCGTCCAACAGCGTATCGGGCCCGAATACGCAGGACCCTTGGGCGTTTTACAACCAGTCGCCGACGGTCTGAAATTAGTCTTTAAAGAAGATGTCGTCCCCGCTAAGGCCGACCCTTGGTTATTCCTCTTCGGGCCAATTTTGGTGGTGATGCCGGTGTTTGTCTCCTATCTCATCGTCCCCTTCGGCCAAAATCTGCTGATTACTGACCTAAACGTAGGTATCTTTTTATGGATTTCCTTGTCCAGTATTGCCCCCATTGGTTTATTAATGGCGGGTTATGCCTCGAATAATAAGTATTCCTTGCTGGGAGGCCTGCGGGCCGCGGCGCAATCGATTAGTTATGAAATTCCCTTGGCTTTATCGGTATTAGCGATTGTGATGATGTCTAATAGTCTCAGTACCATTGATATTGTCGAACAACAATCCGGTTATGGCATTTTAGGCTGGAATATCTGGCGCCAACCGGTGGGTTTTCTGATTTTCTGGATTGCCGCTTTAGCTGAGTGTGAACGTCTGCCTTTCGATTTACCAGAAGCGGAGGAGGAATTAGTCGCCGGTTATCAAACCGAATACGCGGGGATGAAATTCGCCCTCTTTTATGTGGGTTCCTACGTTAACCTCGTGCTGTCGGCCCTAGTTTTCGCAGTCCTCTATCTTGGTGGTTGGGAATTTCCTATCCCCGTCAATGCTTTGGCCGGCTGGTTGGGAGTGAGTGAAACCAATCCTTGGTTACAAATTATCACCGCTTCCCTAGGGATTACGATGACAGTATTAAAAGCCTATTTTCTCATCTTCATCGCTATTCTCTTGCGTTGGACTGTACCCCGGGTTCGCATTGACCAATTACTCGATTTAGGCTGGAAATTCCTCTTACCGGTATCTTTAGTTAACCTACTACTTACCGCCGCCCTAAAACTAGCTTTTCCCTTTGCTTTTGGCGGTTAA
- a CDS encoding HhoA/HhoB/HtrA family serine endopeptidase — MGLLTRLGISLGLIALGGTVGVLGNQYLSRKEPLEVNKPPAILPASLSLPVIPQTDGNVNFIAQAVQKVGPAVVRIDSAREVADQIPEEFKQPFFRRFFGNEVPIPKEHLERGTGSGFIISTDGLLLTNAHVVEGTTQVKVTLKNGQTYQGKVLGVDNMTDVALVKIEAENLPTVTFGKAETLIPGEWAIAIGNPLGLDNTVTVGIISALGRTSSEVGVPDKRVRFIQTDAAINPGNSGGPLLNAKGEVIGINTAIRADAQGLGFAIPIETAQKVAGQLSSKGKAEHPYIGIQMVTLTPELRQQLNETKELNFNIDQNEGVIVLRVVENSPAQKAGMQAGDIIETVAGNPVKTASDVQQGVETSAIGGNLEIEINRRGKQQTLTVQPGVFPSKTSE, encoded by the coding sequence ATGGGTTTATTGACAAGATTGGGGATTTCACTGGGATTAATCGCCCTAGGCGGTACTGTGGGTGTGCTAGGAAATCAGTATTTAAGCAGAAAAGAGCCCCTAGAGGTAAATAAACCGCCGGCAATCCTCCCCGCTTCCCTCTCTCTCCCTGTTATTCCCCAAACCGACGGTAATGTTAATTTTATCGCCCAGGCCGTGCAGAAAGTCGGGCCGGCGGTGGTGCGGATTGACTCGGCCCGGGAAGTGGCCGACCAAATTCCCGAAGAATTTAAACAGCCCTTTTTTCGGCGCTTTTTTGGCAATGAAGTGCCGATTCCCAAGGAGCATTTGGAACGAGGAACCGGTTCTGGGTTTATCATTAGTACAGATGGACTACTTTTAACTAATGCCCATGTGGTGGAAGGGACAACCCAAGTAAAAGTGACTTTGAAAAACGGTCAAACCTATCAGGGTAAAGTCCTGGGGGTTGACAATATGACCGATGTGGCCCTGGTGAAAATTGAGGCGGAAAATTTACCGACGGTGACTTTTGGCAAGGCCGAAACTTTAATCCCCGGGGAGTGGGCGATCGCAATTGGCAATCCCCTAGGCTTAGATAATACGGTGACGGTGGGCATTATTAGCGCCCTAGGACGCACTAGCAGCGAAGTGGGGGTTCCAGATAAACGGGTTCGTTTTATTCAAACCGATGCCGCTATTAACCCCGGCAATTCCGGCGGCCCGTTGCTAAACGCCAAGGGGGAAGTTATCGGTATTAATACGGCAATTCGGGCCGATGCTCAGGGTTTAGGGTTTGCTATTCCCATCGAAACCGCCCAAAAAGTGGCGGGACAGCTATCTAGTAAGGGTAAAGCGGAACATCCCTACATCGGTATCCAGATGGTGACGCTAACCCCAGAATTACGGCAGCAATTGAACGAAACTAAAGAATTAAACTTTAATATTGACCAAAATGAAGGGGTAATCGTCCTGCGAGTGGTGGAAAATTCCCCCGCTCAAAAAGCTGGAATGCAAGCGGGTGATATCATCGAAACTGTGGCAGGAAACCCCGTTAAAACCGCTTCGGATGTGCAGCAAGGTGTGGAAACCAGTGCGATCGGTGGTAATCTGGAAATCGAGATTAACCGCAGGGGTAAACAACAAACTCTCACCGTACAACCGGGGGTTTTTCCTAGCAAAACTAGCGAGTAA
- a CDS encoding acyltransferase — MFNLKHKLYLLISKFLEEQERIEKHKKLSDNATFHSSVKFIGKCINYREDKTLIQIGENTVIIGELAIFPYGGKIEIGRNCYIGEGTRIRSATSIKIGNEVIISDDVSIYDTDAHSLNYVLRQKEFMEVLILNNLIKDAEDVDIQSAPVVIEDHVWIGFNVAILKRVRIGKGAIIGAGSVVTQDVEPFTIVAGNPAKIIKRL; from the coding sequence ATGTTTAACTTAAAACATAAATTATATTTATTAATTTCAAAATTTTTAGAAGAACAAGAACGGATCGAAAAACATAAAAAACTTTCCGACAATGCTACATTTCACAGTTCCGTCAAATTTATCGGAAAGTGTATAAACTATAGGGAGGATAAAACTCTAATTCAAATTGGAGAGAATACAGTAATTATCGGAGAATTAGCTATATTTCCTTATGGTGGAAAAATAGAAATAGGGAGAAATTGTTATATTGGTGAAGGAACTCGAATTAGATCAGCTACTTCTATCAAAATTGGAAACGAAGTTATAATTTCCGATGATGTCAGTATTTATGATACCGATGCTCATTCATTAAATTATGTTTTAAGACAGAAAGAATTTATGGAAGTACTCATTTTGAATAATCTGATTAAGGATGCTGAGGATGTTGATATACAATCTGCACCCGTGGTGATAGAAGATCATGTTTGGATTGGATTTAATGTTGCGATTCTTAAAAGGGTTAGGATTGGGAAAGGAGCAATTATTGGAGCAGGTTCTGTGGTGACACAAGATGTAGAACCTTTTACCATCGTTGCAGGTAATCCTGCCAAAATTATCAAACGATTATGA
- the ndhI gene encoding NAD(P)H-quinone oxidoreductase subunit I: MFNILKQVSDYAKGSIQAAKYIGEGLSVTFDHMRRRPITVQYPYEKLIPSERYRGRIHFEFDKCIACEVCVRVCPINLPVVDWTFNKEIKKKELKHYSIDFGVCIFCGNCVEYCPTNCLSMTEEYELATYDRHELNYDNVALGRLPYKVTQDPMVTPLRELGYLPKGVIEPHDLPVGSQRAGKRPEEITD, from the coding sequence ATGTTTAACATCCTCAAACAAGTCAGCGATTACGCCAAAGGTAGCATTCAAGCGGCGAAATACATCGGCGAAGGTTTATCCGTTACCTTCGACCATATGCGTCGTCGTCCGATTACCGTTCAGTATCCCTACGAAAAGTTAATTCCCTCGGAACGTTATCGGGGTAGAATTCACTTTGAGTTCGATAAATGTATCGCTTGTGAAGTTTGTGTGCGAGTTTGTCCGATTAATTTACCAGTAGTGGATTGGACTTTTAACAAGGAAATTAAAAAGAAAGAACTCAAACACTACAGTATCGATTTTGGGGTCTGTATTTTCTGCGGTAATTGTGTAGAATACTGTCCGACTAATTGCCTATCGATGACCGAAGAATACGAACTAGCGACCTATGATCGTCATGAATTAAACTATGATAACGTCGCCCTAGGCCGTTTACCCTACAAAGTCACCCAAGACCCGATGGTAACACCTCTGAGGGAATTAGGTTATCTACCTAAAGGTGTCATCGAACCCCACGATTTACCCGTCGGTAGTCAACGCGCCGGTAAACGTCCAGAAGAAATTACCGATTAA
- a CDS encoding Mur ligase family protein yields the protein MQLFDRIRLGIAVAVAKTVTAVVKGLRLGAASVLPGEIARRLHPRLLPLLCGQVRGGVILVVGTNGKTTTSLLLRTILERQGAKVTHNTTGANLINGLITALLADANLFGTLKADYAILEVDENILPLVLKDCRPRAILALNLFRDQLDRYGEVDTISRRWQGAISPLPTNTLVILNADDPTLSHLGQQLPQRVVYFGLSEPELYLEEIPHAVDSIYCPKCGASLDYRGVYLSHLGDFSCPSCGFKKSNPAFHSHDWPQILIGVYNKYNTLAAGLVAQELGIKDREIFETVQGFKAAFGRAEELEIEGKKVRILLSKNPVGMNETIRTVADILQKEKSSTTLLVLNDRIPDGTDVSWIWDVDTEKLTRLGTTLVVTGDRLYDMALRLQYSQDSLAYPVNLIVESDLKKAIQIALNNTKNEETLHILPTYSAMLEVREILTGRKIL from the coding sequence ATGCAATTGTTTGATCGCATCCGTTTAGGGATAGCCGTAGCGGTGGCTAAAACCGTTACTGCTGTGGTTAAAGGACTCCGTTTAGGGGCTGCCAGCGTCTTGCCGGGGGAAATTGCCCGTCGTCTCCATCCCCGTTTGTTACCCCTACTTTGTGGGCAAGTCCGAGGGGGGGTAATCTTGGTGGTTGGCACGAATGGAAAAACTACCACTTCCCTACTCCTAAGAACTATTCTAGAGCGTCAAGGGGCAAAAGTCACCCATAATACCACCGGGGCGAATTTAATTAATGGTTTAATCACTGCTTTATTAGCCGATGCCAATTTATTCGGCACTTTAAAGGCTGATTATGCCATTTTAGAAGTGGATGAAAATATTCTCCCTTTGGTTTTAAAAGATTGTCGTCCTCGCGCTATTTTAGCTCTAAATTTGTTTCGCGATCAACTCGATCGCTATGGGGAAGTAGATACGATTAGTCGCCGTTGGCAAGGGGCCATATCTCCCCTACCCACCAATACTTTAGTGATTCTCAATGCTGATGATCCAACTCTTTCCCATTTGGGTCAACAACTGCCCCAAAGAGTTGTATATTTTGGCTTAAGTGAGCCGGAATTGTATCTAGAAGAAATTCCCCACGCTGTCGATTCTATTTACTGTCCTAAATGTGGTGCTTCTTTGGATTATCGCGGGGTTTATCTCTCCCATTTAGGGGATTTTAGTTGTCCTAGTTGTGGCTTTAAAAAGAGTAATCCTGCTTTTCATAGTCACGATTGGCCGCAGATTTTAATCGGTGTTTATAATAAATATAATACTTTAGCAGCGGGTTTAGTAGCCCAGGAATTGGGGATTAAAGATCGAGAAATTTTTGAGACAGTTCAGGGTTTTAAAGCGGCTTTTGGTCGAGCGGAAGAATTAGAAATTGAGGGTAAAAAAGTTAGAATTTTACTGTCCAAAAATCCCGTGGGTATGAATGAAACAATTCGCACGGTGGCTGATATTTTACAGAAAGAAAAGTCTTCTACTACTCTCTTAGTTCTCAATGATCGCATCCCCGATGGTACGGATGTTTCTTGGATTTGGGATGTGGATACGGAAAAATTAACCCGTTTGGGAACAACTTTAGTGGTAACAGGCGATCGACTTTATGATATGGCTTTACGCTTACAATATAGTCAGGATAGTCTCGCTTATCCAGTTAATTTAATTGTTGAATCTGATCTAAAAAAAGCGATCCAAATTGCCCTTAATAACACCAAAAATGAGGAAACTTTACATATTTTACCCACCTATTCTGCTATGTTAGAAGTACGAGAGATTCTCACGGGACGAAAGATTTTGTAG